A genome region from Blautia coccoides includes the following:
- a CDS encoding sugar phosphate isomerase/epimerase family protein translates to MRVGVLIELFRDTDIDARFAELRSMGMESCQLVCWDREIMDQENADKVNAAAEHHKVDITAFWCGWEGPRVWDFYDGQLTLGLVPEAFRFERVKMLQEGIRFAAMIHVKDVATHVGYMPENPYDPNYAGVLVCLKELVKQCKENGQNFLFETGQETPVTLKRAIQDIEKELGKGNVGINLDPANLVMYGKANPVDALEVFGEYVMGIHGKDGKYPTDGHMLGDEVPLGQGKVNYPAFVAKLKEIGYAGDITIEREISGEEQKKDIVMAKAVLDELLK, encoded by the coding sequence ATGAGAGTAGGAGTTTTGATAGAGCTTTTTCGTGATACAGATATAGATGCCAGATTCGCGGAGCTGCGTTCCATGGGGATGGAGAGCTGCCAGTTGGTGTGCTGGGATAGAGAGATCATGGATCAGGAGAATGCGGATAAGGTGAATGCGGCTGCTGAACATCATAAAGTAGATATCACAGCATTCTGGTGCGGCTGGGAAGGCCCTAGAGTATGGGATTTCTATGACGGACAGCTTACCCTGGGACTTGTGCCTGAGGCGTTCCGCTTTGAGCGTGTGAAGATGCTGCAGGAGGGTATCAGGTTTGCTGCTATGATCCATGTAAAAGATGTGGCGACCCATGTGGGGTATATGCCTGAAAATCCCTATGATCCCAACTACGCGGGTGTTCTTGTTTGTCTGAAAGAACTGGTAAAGCAGTGTAAGGAAAACGGCCAGAATTTCCTCTTTGAGACAGGACAGGAGACGCCGGTTACACTGAAAAGGGCGATCCAGGATATAGAAAAAGAACTGGGAAAAGGTAATGTGGGCATTAACCTGGATCCTGCCAATCTGGTCATGTACGGAAAAGCAAATCCCGTGGACGCGCTGGAGGTATTCGGTGAATATGTCATGGGTATCCACGGCAAGGATGGAAAATACCCTACAGACGGTCACATGCTTGGCGATGAAGTGCCTCTGGGACAGGGTAAGGTGAATTACCCCGCTTTTGTGGCTAAACTGAAAGAGATTGGATATGCAGGAGATATCACTATTGAGCGTGAAATTTCCGGTGAAGAGCAGAAAAAGGATATTGTAATGGCGAAAGCGGTTCTCGATGAACTGCTGAAATAA
- a CDS encoding carbohydrate ABC transporter permease gives MKKVRKISILSIIVFICSVFWLMPLLLIFINSFKPYNDMLQEFLALPKSWSLNMYIETWTKFDFPLLIGNTLLYTVCTVLIIALLAPMAAYKLARTKGRLSGACFVLIIIPMMVPFQSYMITLTRLVANLGMTGSKIGYILVSTGLCMPLAVYMIHGFVKNVPIELEECACIDGAGKVRTYFNIVLPLLKPILTTVVVLDTLATWNDIITNQLIVGGNAKAMNIQNALYMQFSAQTADWEHALPGIVMSMIPSLIFFVIMQKHIVGGITAGAVKG, from the coding sequence ATGAAAAAAGTGAGAAAAATCAGCATTCTTTCCATTATAGTGTTCATATGTTCCGTGTTTTGGCTGATGCCCCTGCTTCTGATATTTATCAACTCGTTTAAGCCTTATAATGATATGCTGCAGGAATTCCTGGCTCTTCCCAAGAGCTGGAGCCTGAATATGTATATAGAGACCTGGACAAAGTTTGATTTCCCGCTGCTGATAGGGAATACGCTTTTGTATACGGTGTGTACAGTGCTCATTATCGCGCTCCTTGCGCCTATGGCGGCTTACAAGCTGGCGAGAACAAAGGGCAGGCTGTCAGGCGCATGCTTTGTTCTGATCATCATTCCTATGATGGTGCCGTTCCAGTCTTACATGATCACATTGACCAGACTGGTGGCAAATCTGGGAATGACAGGGAGTAAAATAGGTTATATACTGGTGAGTACAGGTCTCTGTATGCCGCTGGCTGTATATATGATCCACGGGTTTGTAAAAAATGTACCAATTGAATTGGAAGAGTGCGCCTGCATCGACGGTGCCGGCAAGGTGAGAACATACTTTAATATTGTACTGCCGCTGCTGAAACCGATCCTGACAACAGTTGTAGTTTTGGATACTCTGGCTACCTGGAATGATATCATTACCAACCAGCTCATCGTCGGAGGAAATGCAAAGGCTATGAATATCCAGAATGCGCTTTACATGCAGTTCTCTGCACAGACGGCAGACTGGGAACATGCCCTTCCGGGTATCGTAATGTCCATGATCCCCAGTTTGATCTTCTTTGTGATCATGCAGAAGCATATCGTAGGCGGTATTACAGCGGGAGCAGTGAAGGGTTAA
- a CDS encoding carbohydrate ABC transporter permease, with the protein MKSKGKTKDLLIFALFVFPAVAFVLFSTDVPFLMNLYYSVFNWNGISKDMEFVGLQNFVNIFTNDALFWKSTAFTLKFSVFYVVIVNVLSLTVALVMAKEKKSSSVGRAFYYIPYIISLTAISLIWKFILGPGFEALYQVTGWEMFNWSWLGTAKLAFFVVVIMTVWQNLGFYMVNYIAGIIAVPKELIEAAKIDGANKFQVLRKVTVPLIMPAVSICMLTSLTFAFKLFDVIMVFTKGGPANSTISVAYNIYKEAFVNNRYGMATAKSLVFVVFVLIVTVIQLKVTKSKEVEA; encoded by the coding sequence GTGAAAAGCAAAGGAAAAACAAAAGATTTATTGATTTTTGCATTGTTTGTATTTCCGGCAGTGGCATTTGTGCTTTTTTCCACAGATGTGCCGTTTCTGATGAACCTGTATTATTCTGTGTTTAACTGGAATGGGATCAGCAAGGATATGGAGTTTGTAGGACTTCAAAACTTTGTAAATATATTTACCAATGATGCGCTGTTTTGGAAGAGTACTGCATTTACATTGAAGTTCTCGGTGTTCTATGTTGTGATCGTAAACGTCCTGTCTCTTACAGTGGCACTGGTAATGGCGAAAGAGAAGAAGAGTTCAAGCGTGGGACGTGCGTTTTATTATATTCCGTACATAATCAGTTTGACTGCCATCAGCCTGATCTGGAAGTTTATTCTGGGTCCGGGATTTGAGGCTCTGTATCAGGTGACGGGATGGGAGATGTTTAACTGGAGCTGGCTTGGCACAGCGAAACTGGCATTCTTTGTTGTGGTCATCATGACGGTATGGCAGAATCTGGGATTCTATATGGTGAACTATATTGCGGGTATCATAGCGGTTCCGAAAGAACTCATTGAGGCTGCCAAGATAGACGGCGCCAATAAGTTCCAGGTGCTTAGAAAAGTGACTGTGCCGCTGATCATGCCGGCAGTGTCTATCTGTATGCTCACATCCCTGACATTTGCCTTCAAGTTATTTGATGTCATCATGGTATTTACAAAGGGCGGTCCGGCAAACTCCACCATTTCTGTGGCGTACAATATATATAAAGAAGCGTTTGTCAACAACCGTTATGGAATGGCTACCGCAAAATCCCTTGTATTTGTGGTGTTTGTGCTGATCGTTACAGTGATCCAGCTTAAAGTAACCAAGAGTAAGGAGGTAGAGGCATAA
- a CDS encoding YesL family protein yields the protein MNLLNEDNVVHIFLSKIGDLVVANLLFILCCIPVITIGPAMTALYHCTLRMVKGNDSSTSKTFFRAFKQNFVQSLVIWLGILLAGVILFLNIRFLMQTQGTFSYGKILLYMSEALMGLLVIVALYIFPVIAAFANTAGKLLKNAFLFAFMHFPSTLAMAVITILPMYMTYQDLKLMPLYACCWFFFGFALTAYIDSFFLYRIFRPYLEKEEELPKEETR from the coding sequence ATGAATCTTTTAAACGAAGACAATGTAGTTCATATTTTTCTCAGCAAAATCGGAGATCTGGTGGTCGCCAATCTTTTGTTCATTCTCTGCTGTATCCCCGTCATCACCATAGGACCGGCCATGACAGCGCTGTATCACTGCACACTGCGCATGGTAAAAGGAAATGACAGCAGTACATCCAAAACCTTTTTCCGCGCGTTCAAACAAAATTTCGTCCAATCCCTGGTGATCTGGCTGGGCATTCTGCTGGCAGGAGTCATATTGTTTCTGAATATCCGTTTTCTTATGCAGACTCAGGGTACATTTTCCTATGGAAAGATTCTGCTCTACATGTCAGAGGCTCTTATGGGTCTTCTGGTGATCGTGGCCCTCTACATCTTCCCAGTCATTGCGGCTTTTGCCAACACCGCCGGGAAACTGCTGAAAAACGCATTTTTGTTTGCCTTCATGCATTTCCCCTCCACACTGGCCATGGCTGTCATTACCATTCTGCCCATGTATATGACATATCAGGATCTGAAGCTAATGCCTCTGTACGCGTGCTGTTGGTTCTTCTTCGGCTTTGCCCTCACGGCTTATATTGACTCGTTCTTTCTGTATCGTATCTTCCGGCCTTATCTGGAAAAAGAAGAGGAGTTGCCAAAAGAGGAAACACGGTAA